Genomic segment of Candidatus Omnitrophota bacterium:
CGGCGCGCGAGAAGAGGTACGGATTTTTGCTCAAAGCCGCAAAGGACGCCGGCGCGAAAAAGATCGCTCTCGGCCATACCATGGACGACCAGGCCGAGACCGTCCTGATGAGGCTTATCCGCGGTTCCGGTTTGGGAGGCCTGCGCGGCATACCGCCGAAGCGGCCCCTCGACGGCGTATTAATAGTGCGGCCGCTTATAGAGGCCTGGAGAAAAGAGGTCGAGGAATATCTGAAGGGGAAGGGCGTAAAACCGCGCCTGGATGCCACTAATTTTATGCGTAAGTTCCTGCGGAACAGGATCAGGCATGAACTGATCGCCGTCCTCAAGAAATATAACCCGAACATCAAAGAGGTCCTTGCCAGGAGCGCGCAGAATTTCAGCTATGACTACGAGGCCCTTTCTGGCGCCGTAGACAAATCGTGCAAGGGATGCCTCAAGGCCAAGGGCGGTTCCGCGGCAGTGGACCTGCGGAGATTAAAAGGCAAACAAACAGGCATACGCCGCGGCATCCTGCGGAAGGCCATAGAGATATCAAAAGGGGACCTTCGCGGCATAGATTATTCCCATATCGAGGATATAGAGGACCTCATAAAAACGGGAAAAGGCGCTATGGATCTTCCCGGAAAGATGAGGGTCGTGAGGACAAAAGATGCCCTGATATTCGGCAAGACGGAAGCCGGGGCTGTTTTTCCCAAGGTGTTGAAACGGATATCCGTGCCCGGATCGACGTTTATCCCCGGGCTGAAATTGACCTTCGTTACGAAGTTCGCGGGGTCAAATGTGAAGCTGGGCGGATCGAAGTCCGCCGAATATGTCGATTTTGCGAAGATAAAAGGGCCCCTCTATGTAAGGACCTGGGAGAAGGGCGACAGGTTCAGGCCGCTCGGGATGGCGAAGGAGAAGAAATTGCAGGATTTCTTCATGGATTTGAAAGTCCCCCGCGGCAAAAGGGAGAGGGTGCCTTTGCTCGTCTCCGGCAGGGATATAATCTGGGTCTGCGGCATGCGGCTTTCCGACGCGGTGAAGATCGGTAACGTCACGGAACGCGTCCTCAAGATCTCATACAAGACAGCCTAATTCTCTTGCCTTTTACGGCGGCTTTCTGTTATAATCAAAACCTCTAAAGGAAGATCCCCGATGGCAAACGGAAATAAGAAGAAAAAAAAGAACAATCAAACCTTTTTTATAATACAACGGCTGGTTATGGCTTTGCTGTTCGTTGTGATTTTGATGTATGTCTTCCGCGAGCCGATGAACCTGCAGCAGCAGTCCGAGGAGATAAGCCTCTCCGACTTCACCAAATTACTCGTCGCCAAAAGAGTCGCGACCGCCGTAAAGAAAGACTATTCCATCACCGGGAAACTTGTCGGCGAAAAACCCTATAAAGTCTTCGTCCCGGATTTCTATCCCGAACTCAATACTCTCTTGACGCAGAATACCGATTTTAAGGTAAGCGTAAACAACGCGTTCTTGGCGAATTTCTTCTGGACCTTCGTGCCTGTCCTGCTGCTCATAGGGTTCTGGCTATACCTTTCCAGGAACGCTCAGGCGGCCGGCGGCAGGATATGGTCCTTTGGAAAGAGCCGCGCGCGCCAGTTCGCCGGCGGGGCGGTGAAGATCACGTTCCAGGATGTCGCGGGCGTAGATGAGGCGAAGGAAGAGCTCCAGGAGGTAATAGAATTTTTGAAGGACCCGCGCAAATTCACTCGCCTCGGCGGAAAGATACCGAAGGGCGTCTTGCTTATCGGCCCGCCGGGAACAGGGAAGACGCTCCTCGCCAAGGCGGTCGCAGGCGAGGCTGATGTCCCGTTCTTCTCCATAAGCGGATCGGATTTTGTCGAGATGTTCGTCGGAGTCGGCGCATCGAGGGTGCGCGACCTCTTTGAGGAGGCGAAACGCGCCGCGAAGTTAGGCGGCAAGGGCTGCATAATTTTCGTCGATGAGATCGACGCGGTCGGAAGACAGCGGTTCGCCGGCGTCGGCGGCGGCAACGACGAGCGCGAACAGACGCTGAACGCCCTTCTCGTCGAGATGGACGGTTTCGGCACCCAGGAAGGCGTCATAGTCATCGCCGCGACCAACAGGCCGGATGTCCTTGACAGCGCTCTCCTGCGTCCGGGTAGGTTCGACAGGGTAATTTACGTTACAGAGCCCGACATCATAGGAAGAGAGGCGATACTGAAAGTCCACGCGAAGAACGTGAAACTGGCGCCCGAAGTAGACCTGAAACTTGTGGCCCAGAGGACCGTCGGATTTTCAGGCGCAGACCTGGCCAATCTCGTAAATGAGGCGGCATTACTCGCTTCACGCAGGAATAAAGATGCCGTTACGATGGAGGAGTTGGGTGAATCGATAGAGAGGGTCATTGCCGGGCCGGCGAGAAAGAGCCGCGTAATGTCGGCGCACGAGAAGGAGATAACCGCCTACCACGAATCCGGGCATGCCCTGCTTTCGCTCTTGATCGCGAAGGCCGAGCCGCTGCATAAGGTAACCATACTTCCGAGGGGCATGGCAGGCGGGTATACGCTAACCGCCCCGACCGAAGACAGATATTATAAATCCAAGAATGAGCTCTTAGCCGAGATAACCGTGTCATTAGGCGGCCGCGCGTCCGAAGAAATTTTGTTCAACGATGTGACTACGGGCGCCAGAAGCGATATCAAAGTTGCGACCAAAATAGCGAGGCGCATGGTGACTGAATTCGGGATGAGCGACAAGCTTGGAAATCTTACTCTCGGGTATAGGCCGGACCAGATATTCCTGGGAAGGGACATCTATGAGGAAAAAAATTACAGCGACCAGACCGCATTGATCATAGACGAGGAAGTGAAGCGTATCGTTGATGAATGCTACATCCGCGCTAGACAGACGCTCATTGATAACAAGGACAAGTTGACCTCGCTGGCTATGAAGCTGTTGGATAAAGAGGTCCTCGACGTCAAGGAAGTAAAAGAACTCCTGGGGCTTTAATATGGACCTCCGCGTCATCGAGATAAAAGCCTTGGAGGAAGCGGCGGAGGAACTTGCCGCGCTCAATGTCCATAAGGGCGGCGTCGCGATAATGGCGCCCAAAGCGGTCACGAGGATAATAAAGATCGGCGGGATCGATTCCGTGGCGCTGAATATCCTCAAACAGGAGATGCTCTCGGCCGGAGGCGACTGCGCCGTCTCGTGGGACGCCTTCATAAGAAGGAACAAGGATTCCGAAGGTATACTGATCGGCACTATAGCGCAGATAAGCGAGGTCTGCGAGAAACTTGAAAAGCAGCCTTTCGGGCTTTCCGCGCTGGCGCAAAAGATACGGGCGCTTGAGGCGGGTTATTGCAGGAAAGATATTGTGCTGCGCGCCGGCAGATATAAGTTGAACCTGGGAAAGCGCGCGCATATAATGGGCGTATTGAATGTAACGCCCGATTCGTTCTCTGACGGCGGGATGTTTTTTGACAGGGAATACGCGGTCGGCCGCGGACTTAAGATGGAATCGGACGGCGCCGACATAATAGATATCGGAGGGGAATCGACGCGGCCCGGCGCCAAGCCGGTCCCGGCAAGGGAAGAATGCAGGCGGATCATCCCGGTGGTCAAGGCCCTGGTAAAGCGGCTTCGAACACCTGTTTCGGTCGATACCTCAAAATCTGAAGTCGCGGAAGCGGCGCTGGACGCCGGCGCGGCGATGATAAATGACGTCACCGGATTAAGAAGAGACCGGCGAATAGCAAAACTTGCCGGCAGGTATAAGGCCGCGTTAGTCCTGATGCACATGAAGGGCTCTCCGCGGACGATGCAGAAGGACCCGCGTTATAAAGACCTGATGTCGGAGATAGCGGACAGCCTGCGCAAAAGCGCCGCAGTAGCAGCGGAGGCGGGCGTATCAGGCGACAGGATCGTCGTCGACCCGGGCATAGGCTTCGGCAAGACGCTTGAGCATAACCTGAAAATATTGAATAAACTGGGCGAATTGAGGTCACTCGGTTACCCGGTCATGGTCGGGCCGTCGCGTAAGGCTTTCATCGGGAAGGTATCCGGCGCCGGGACAGGCGGCAAGGTCCCGCCGGAGCGGGGCAGGGCATTCGGTACCGCGGCGGCGGTGGCTTTGGCCATAAATGCCGGCGCGGATATCGTAAGGGTCCATGACGTGAAAGAGATGCGGCAGGTCGCGCAAATAACGGAAGCTATCTTAAATGTTTGAAGAAATTTTCGATCTATCGCAGGCGAAGACGCCCACCGAGCTCATCATAAAAGTCTGGAAACCGCTTATAGAGATCGGGACGATCTGGTATATGATCTATAAGCTGCTTGAATTCATAAAGGGCACGCGGGCCGTCCAGGTATTGCGCGGGATAATAGTAATAGCGGTCATATTCTTTCTTACCCAGCAGCTCCGTTTCGACGTCATAAACTGGATATTCACCAAACTCTTCGCGCTTTCGGTCATCGCCTTCCTGATCGTCTTCCAGCCTGAAATGAGGAGCGGCCTCGC
This window contains:
- the tilS gene encoding tRNA lysidine(34) synthetase TilS; translation: MNDHMLIDTIKKTIKKYGLIEKGDRVIVAVSGGPDSTALLLALNGLKREYGLRLRIAHLDHMFRAAGETKKDREYVSSLSRRLGIPLIFERIDVPAYAEESGLSLEEAAREKRYGFLLKAAKDAGAKKIALGHTMDDQAETVLMRLIRGSGLGGLRGIPPKRPLDGVLIVRPLIEAWRKEVEEYLKGKGVKPRLDATNFMRKFLRNRIRHELIAVLKKYNPNIKEVLARSAQNFSYDYEALSGAVDKSCKGCLKAKGGSAAVDLRRLKGKQTGIRRGILRKAIEISKGDLRGIDYSHIEDIEDLIKTGKGAMDLPGKMRVVRTKDALIFGKTEAGAVFPKVLKRISVPGSTFIPGLKLTFVTKFAGSNVKLGGSKSAEYVDFAKIKGPLYVRTWEKGDRFRPLGMAKEKKLQDFFMDLKVPRGKRERVPLLVSGRDIIWVCGMRLSDAVKIGNVTERVLKISYKTA
- the ftsH gene encoding ATP-dependent zinc metalloprotease FtsH; translated protein: MANGNKKKKKNNQTFFIIQRLVMALLFVVILMYVFREPMNLQQQSEEISLSDFTKLLVAKRVATAVKKDYSITGKLVGEKPYKVFVPDFYPELNTLLTQNTDFKVSVNNAFLANFFWTFVPVLLLIGFWLYLSRNAQAAGGRIWSFGKSRARQFAGGAVKITFQDVAGVDEAKEELQEVIEFLKDPRKFTRLGGKIPKGVLLIGPPGTGKTLLAKAVAGEADVPFFSISGSDFVEMFVGVGASRVRDLFEEAKRAAKLGGKGCIIFVDEIDAVGRQRFAGVGGGNDEREQTLNALLVEMDGFGTQEGVIVIAATNRPDVLDSALLRPGRFDRVIYVTEPDIIGREAILKVHAKNVKLAPEVDLKLVAQRTVGFSGADLANLVNEAALLASRRNKDAVTMEELGESIERVIAGPARKSRVMSAHEKEITAYHESGHALLSLLIAKAEPLHKVTILPRGMAGGYTLTAPTEDRYYKSKNELLAEITVSLGGRASEEILFNDVTTGARSDIKVATKIARRMVTEFGMSDKLGNLTLGYRPDQIFLGRDIYEEKNYSDQTALIIDEEVKRIVDECYIRARQTLIDNKDKLTSLAMKLLDKEVLDVKEVKELLGL
- the folP gene encoding dihydropteroate synthase, with product MDLRVIEIKALEEAAEELAALNVHKGGVAIMAPKAVTRIIKIGGIDSVALNILKQEMLSAGGDCAVSWDAFIRRNKDSEGILIGTIAQISEVCEKLEKQPFGLSALAQKIRALEAGYCRKDIVLRAGRYKLNLGKRAHIMGVLNVTPDSFSDGGMFFDREYAVGRGLKMESDGADIIDIGGESTRPGAKPVPAREECRRIIPVVKALVKRLRTPVSVDTSKSEVAEAALDAGAAMINDVTGLRRDRRIAKLAGRYKAALVLMHMKGSPRTMQKDPRYKDLMSEIADSLRKSAAVAAEAGVSGDRIVVDPGIGFGKTLEHNLKILNKLGELRSLGYPVMVGPSRKAFIGKVSGAGTGGKVPPERGRAFGTAAAVALAINAGADIVRVHDVKEMRQVAQITEAILNV